A segment of the Romboutsia sp. 13368 genome:
GACTTGTAACTAATATAATACTTGACCCAATATTAATACTTGGATTTGGAAAAATACCAAGTATGGGAGTAGCAGGTGCTGCAATTGCAACAGTATTTGCACAAATAGTTGTAACATCTTGCTTTATATTTAAAATCTTAAAAAATAAAGAAGTATACTTTAAAATAAAACTATTTAAAAATATAAACTTTGATTACTACAAAGTACTATATAAACTAGGTATACCAGTTGCCTTACAAAGTGGACTATTTACACTATTTTCTATGACTTTAGGAGTAGTAGTTGCATCCTTTGGACCAGTAGCTGTGGCAGTTCAAAAAGTAGGTTCTCAAATAGAATCTATATCATGGATGACTGCTGAAGGTATAGCAGTTGCATTATCTAGCTTCGTAGGTCAAAATTACGGTTCAAATAACTATGATAGAGTTCAACGTGGATGTAAAATAACTATTTTAATAGCCTTAATTGTAGGAACTATAAACACACTTGTTTTAGTATTCTTAGGAGAATACATATTTAGAATATTTATAAATGAAGGTGAAGCAATACTAAAAGGAACAGACTATCTTAAAATCTTAGGATACTCTCAGCTATTTATGTGCATTGAAATAGTAATAACAGGTGCCNNNNNNNNNNNNNNNNNNNCATTAATTCCTTCGTTACTTAGTATAATTTTAACTGGAAGTAGARTWYCTWTKGCYTWYTTAATATCAAAGCCTAACCTATTAGGTCTTGATGGAGTATGGTGGAGTATAAGTATATCAAGTATATTTAAAGGTATAYTACTTTTTGCTATATTTATAATACTTGTAAAAACACAAAAACTATATAGTTTTAATAAACTACAGCCAAGTTTTGTGGAAAATAAAAATGATAGTTATTAAAAATAATTTTTAAAATAGGTAGATATAAGTCTACCTATTTTTTATTAAAAATGATATTATAAAAAAGAAATTAAACATTAAGGAGACTTAAACATGGAAAAAATGGAAATGAATATATTAATAACTAATGAAGCTAAAAGAGAATTAGATAAATTACTAGAAAACAGTGATAAAGAATGTATAAGAATACGTACTAGATGTATAACTATGACATCAGATGCAAAAATAGATATAGAGCTAGATGAGCCTAATGCTAATGACAATTTATATGATGTAGATGGATATAAGATAATAATAAATAAGGTATTAGATTCACAAATGAATTATATAACAATATCTTATGGTGGACTTCTTAGCCGTAATCAATTCTGCGTTGATGCCGATTTCTGCTTCTATTACTAAGAGAATGATTTAATTTTTTTYTMTAAGTAAAAAAGTTGTTTATTCAAGATTANNNNNNNNNNNNNNNNNNNNNNNNNNNNNTTATATATTTAAATACATACTGAGAAAGTATTGAAGTATTAAAAAAGTAATGATATAATGAAAAAGTTTTATATGAATTATAATTGGGTAATATAACTTATTATAAAAGTATAAGTAGATAAAGGAGACAACATGAAAAAGATAGAATTATTAGCACCAGCAGGTGATTTAGAAAGATTAAAAATAGCCTTTACTTATGGAGCAGATGCTGTATATATAGGTGGAGAGATATTTGGTATGAGATCTGCCGCTAAAAACTTTACTATAGAAGATATGAAAGAAGGAGTAGAGTTTGCTCATAAATTAGGAAAACATGTCTTTGTTACTATAAATATAATACCTAGAAGTGAAGAACTTGAACAACTTCCTCCATATCTTTTACAACTTCAAGAAATAGGAGTAGATGCTGTTATAGTAAGTGATGCAGGAGTATTCTCAATAGTTAAAAAAACAATACCTGATATGGAAGTACACATAAGTACACAAGCAAGTACTAGTAACTCTGTAGCAGCTAAGTTTTGGTATGAACAAGGTGCACAAAGGGTTGTTACAGCAAGAGAGTTATCTTTTGATGAAATAAGAGCTATAAGAGATAATGTGCCAGAAGATATGGATATAGAAGCCTTTGTTCATGGGGCTATGTGTATGTCTTATTCTGGAAAGTGTGTAATAAGTAACTATACTACAGGAAGAGATGCAAATAGAGGATCATGTGCTCAGCCTTGTAGATGGAAGTACAACTTAGTTAAAGAAAATGAAAATGGAGAATATGAAGAAGTTATAAATGGAATAGACTCATCATTCTTCTTTAACTCAAAGGATTTATGTATGATAGAATACGTTCCACAATTAATAGAGTGTGGTATAACAAGTTTTAAAATAGAAGGACGTATGAAAACTGCTTATTATGTTGCTACAACAGTTAGAGCTTATAGAATGGCTATAGATGCATATTATGAAGATCCAGAAAACTGGAAATTCAATCCAATATGGTTAGAAGAATTAAAGAAAGGTAGCCATAGAGATTACAGTACAGGATTCTATTTTGATAGACCAAGTGATAAAGCTCATAACTATGAAAGTGCTTCATACATTAGAAACTATGACTTTGTTGGTATAGTTAGAGATTATGATGCAGAAAATGACCTTTATATAGTAGAGCAAAGAAATAAAATGAATGTGTTAGATAAAGTTGAAGTTATAGGACCATACAAAGAAACAATGTTTGCTAATATACTAGAAATGTACAATGAAGATGGGGAACCTATAGAATCAGCTCCACATGCAAGACAAATAGTTAAACTTAAATTAGATATAAAAGTAGATAAGGACTATATGTTAAGAAAACCTATAGTAAGTATAACTACTATATAATAACTAAAAATACCTAAGTATTAAATATAAAKRKWCTKWRRWATTTNNNNNNNNNNNNNNNNNNNNNNNNNNNNNNNNNNNNNNNNNNNNNNNNNNNNNNNNNNNNNNNNNNNNNNNNNNNNNNNNNNNNNNNNNNNNNNNNNNNNNNNNNNNNNNNNNNNNNNNNNNNNNNNNNNNNNNNNNNNNNNNNNNNNNNNNNNNNNNNNNNNNNNNNNNNNNNNNNNNNNNNNNNNNNNNNNNNNNNNNNNNNNNNNNNNNNNNNNNNNNNNNNNNNNNNNNNNNNNNNNNNNNNNNNNNNNNNNNNNNNNNNNNNNNNNNNNNNNNNNNNNNNNNNNNNNNNNNNNNNNNNNNNNNNNNNNNNNNNNNNNNNNNNNNNNNNNNNNNNNNNNNNNNNNNNNNNNNNNNNNNNNNNNNNNNNNNNNNNNNNNNNNNNNNNNNNNNNNNNNNNNNNNNNNNNNNNNNNNNNNNNNNNNNNNNNNNNNNNNNNNNNNNNNNNNNNNNNNNNNNNNNNNNNNNNNNNNNNNNNNNNNNNNNNNNNNNNNNNNNNNNNNNNNNNNNNNNNNNNNNNNNNNNNNNNNNNNNNNNNNNNNNNNNNNNNNNNNNNNNNNNNNNNNNNNNNNNNNNNNNNNNNNNNNNNNNNNNNNNNNNNNNNNNNNNNNNNNNNNNNNNNNNNNNNNNNNNNNNNNNNNNNNNNNNNNNNNNNNNNNNNNNNNNNNNNNNNNNNNNNNNNNNNNNNNNNNNNNNNNNNNNNNNNNNNNNNNNNNNNNNNNNNNNNNNNNNNNNNNNNNNNNNNNNNNNNNNNNNNNNNNNNNNNNNNNNNNNNNNNNNNNNNNNNNNNNNNNNNNNNNNNNNNNNNNNNNNNNNNNNNNNNNNNNNNNNNNNNNNNNNNNNNNNNNNNNNNNNNNNNNNNNNNNNNNNNNNNNNNNNNNNNNNNNNNNNNNNNNNNNNNNNNNNNNNNNNNNNNNNNNNNNNNNNNNNNNNNNNNNNNNNNNNNNNNNNNNNNNNNNNNNNNNNNNNNNNNNNNNNNNNNNNNNNNNNNNNNNNNNNNNNNNNNNNNNNNNNNNNNNNNNNNNNNNNNNNNNNNNNNNNNNNNNNNNNNNNNNNNNNNNNNNNNNNNNNNNNNNNNNNNNNNNNNNNNNNNNNNNNNNNNNNNNNNNNNNNNNNNNNNNNNNNNNNNNNNNNNNNNNNNNNNNNNNNNNNNNNNNNNNNNNNNNNNNNNNNNNNNNNNNNNNNNNNNNNNNNNNNNNNNNNNNNNNNNNNNNNNNNNNNNNNNNNNNNNNNNNNNNNNNNNNNNNNNNNNNNNNNNNNNNNNNNNNNNNNNNNNNNNNNNNNNNNNNNNNNNNNNNNNNNNNNNNNNNNNNNNNNNNNNNNNNNNNNNNNNNNNNNNNNNNNNNNNNNNNNNNNNNNNNNNNNNNNNNNNNNNNNNNNNNNNNNNNNNNNNNNNNAAAATACCTAAGTATTAAATATAAATATACTTAGGTATTTTTTCTATAATAATGCTATATAACAAAACCACCATTAGGACTTATTACTTGTCCTGTTATAAAGTCTGCTTTATCACTAGCTAAGAATAATGCACAATTTGCTATATCATCAGCAGTTCCATGTCTCATTAAAGGTGTTTCTTCTCTTAACATCTCTAAGATTTCTTCATCTATTCCATTTAGCATATCGGTTTGTATAACCCCGGGAGCTATACAGTTAACTTGAATATTAGATGGACCAAGTTCTTTTGCTAAGGCCTTAGTCATTCCTATTATTGCAGCTTTTGATGTAGAGTAGTGAACTTCAGAAGAACCTCCAACCATTCCCCATATAGATGATATATTTATTATTTTACCACTACATTCAGGTAACATATACTGAAGAGCTTTTTGAGTTGTATAAAAAATACCATTTAAGTTGACACCCATCATTTCATTCCAGTCTTCATCTGTTATATCTGTAAAAAGTTTATTTTGGCTAATTCCTGCATTGTTTATTAATACATCTATTTTTCCAAACTTTCCTATACAATGATTAATAAGTGAATTAGCTTCAAAYCTATTAGATATATCTGCTTTAAATATATCTACAGAGTATCCTTCTTCTTTTAACTCATTGAAAAGTTCTTCTGCTAATTCTTTTGATTTATTATAGTTTATAATTACATTGTAATCATTTTTTGCAAATAATATAGCACAAGCACGTCCAATACCTCTAGATGAGCCTGTTATAACTACTGTTTTCTTTGTCATAATTATATTCCTTTCAAAACCTTTTGATAAATTTGGAATTTATTCATATCTAGTATTATACTAAATATTTAAAATTAANNNNNNNNNNNNTTTTATATAATCTAAAATTTAAAATAAAAAACCTGATAGTAAAACTATCAGGTTATAAATTATCTCATTATAGTATAAGCCATATAAGCTATATATAAAACTACTAATATTATACCTTGGCTTTTAACAAGAGAACTTTTATTTTTCATAAATACATATAGTAATATTGTTATTAAAACCATAAATATTATATCTATGAAAGCTAACATACTCATTGATATTGGGTTTATTACAGCTGCTAATCCTAAAACTAGAAGTATGTTAAATAAATTTGAACCTATAACGTTACCTATAGCTATTTCAGTTTCACCTTTTTTTATAGCTACGATAGATGTTACAAACTCTGGTAGAGAAGTTCCAACTGCAACTATTGTAAGTCCAACTAAGTTAGCACTCATACCAAATGAAGTAGCAATAGATGTAGCTGCATCAACAACCATATCTCCACCAACTACTATACCTACTATACCTACAAGAGATACTAGTATAGTTTTAGGAAGAGATATTTCACTAGTAGTTTCTATTGCGATAGCAGTTTCACCAGTTTCTGAAGAATCACTTTCTGAAGCATTCTTAGCTGATTTTATAGTATTTACTAAGAAATAAGTAAATAATGCTAAAAGCGCTAAACCTTCAACTCTTCCTATGTTTAAGTTAATTCCAAATATTAATAAAAGTGCACTAACTAATATTAAAAATGGAGTATCTTTCTTTATAGTATCTTTTTGAACTGGAAGTTTAGCTATGATAGATGAAACTCCTAGAACAACAAGAATATTGAAAAAGTTTGATCCAACAACATTAGCAACACTCATATCATTTTGTCCTGCTAAAGATGATGTAATACTAACAGCAGCTTCTGGTGCACTTGTTCCCATAGCAACTATAGTTAATCCTATAATCATAGAAGGTACGTTAAACTTCTTTGCTATTGATGAAGCTCCTTCAACGAATACATCTGCTCCCTTTATAAGTAATACAAATCCTATTATTAAAATTAAAAACGACAAAAGTATTCCTCCCTATATTAAATTTTAGATTTTTATAACAAGTATATCATATATATATAATTTTGAAAATTAAATATATTTATTTAATTAAATCAGATACCTCATTTTTAGATAGAACTCTCCATTTACCATAAGGTATATTTTTTAATGTTAAGTTCATTATTCTAACTCTTTGAAGTTTTTCAACTGAATAACCAAATACTTCACACATTCTACGTATTTGACGATTTAGACCTTGAGTTAAAACTATTTTAAATGTACGATTATTAACTTTTGTAACAACACACTTTTTAGTAGTTACATATTTATTAGTTACAGGATTAAATATACGAACACCGTTAGACATTCCATTTATAAATTCTGGAGTTATATTTTTATTAACAGTAACCTTGTATTCTTTTTCATGTTTATTTTCAGACCTAAGTATTTTATTTACTATACTTCCATCATTAGTTAAAAGTATAAGACCTTCTGATGGCTTATCTAATCTTCCTATTGGGAATATTCTTTCTGGATAATTAACATAGTCTATGATATTTCCTTTTACATGACGTTCTGTTGTACAAGTTATACCTACAGGTTTGTTAAGTGCTATATAAACATTATTATTTTTAGGTTTTATAAGCTTATTATTTACTTTAACCATATCACCTTCTTCTACAGTTTGGCCTACTTGTGCTTTTTTTCCATTTACAGTAACTCTTCCTTGTTCAATAAGCTTATCAGCTTCTCTTCTTGAACAAAGTCCAGTTGAACTTATGTAGTTATTTAATCTCATTAAAAGACCTCCTAAAACTTTAGTATAACTTATTAATTATATTATAGTTAATTTATCTAAGCAATAATAAAAACTAAGTTAATTAAATATATGTAATATTAGTTATGTACAAAATAGATGAGCTATATAAGTATATAATNNNNNNNNNNNNNNNNNNNNNNNNNNNNNNNNNNNNNNNNNNNNNNNNNNNNNNNNNATCACTATGAAATAATGGGCTTGCAYTTGGATTTYTTTCTATGGCTAAATCAAATGTATCAAATACAAGTTTATTGTTATTTGAGTGCCCCAAAACATAGGAAACTATACTATTATCATATAAATCTATTATTGCACTTAAATAGGCCTTCGTCCCATTAGTTAACTTGAATTCAGTTATATCAGTTAACCATTTTTCATTCAGCGTAGCTGCGCTAAAATCTCTATTTAACACATTCTCGGCAGTAATTTGAGGTGTACTTTTAACATATCTTTTCTTTTTCTTTCGAATTACTGATTGTAAATTTATAGATTTCATTAATCGATAGATTCTTTTATAATTATATTGCTTATTTAAATTTCTATTAATGTTCATAGTCATACGTCTATAACCATAAATACCATTTACATCATCATATATCTTTGTTAATTCTTTTATGATAATTGAATTTTCTTTATCTCTTTTAGTTTCCACTCTATTTAACCATTTATAATATGAAGATCTTGCTATACCWRCAAACATTAGTTTATGTTTAGAAGATATTTCAGTATTAGATATGATAAATGAACAATTAAAATACAATAATGATATTTATCAAAATGAGTTTGAGCATATNNNNNNNNNNNNNNNNNNNNNNNNNNNNNNNNNNNNNNNNNNNNNNNNNNNNNNNNNNNNNNNNNNNNNNNNNNNNNNNNNNNNNNNNNNNNNNNNNNNNNNNNNNNNNNNNNNNNNNNNNNNNNNNNNNNNNNNNNNNNNNNNNNNNNNNNNNNNNNNNNNNNNNNNNNNNNNNNNNNNNNNNNNNNNNNNNNNNNNNNNNNNNNNNNNNNNNNNNNNNNNNNNNNNNNNNNNNNNNNNNNNNNNNNNNNNNNNNNNNNNNNNNNNNNNNNNNNNNNNNNNNNNNNNNNNNNNNNNNNNNNNNNNNNTTTTAGAGGATAACTATAAAGTTGATAAGACTTTTAATTGGAAGGAATACAGTCAAAATAGTATAGGAATTTATAAAGATGATGAAGTAAATTTAAAACTAAAAATAAAACATCCATTTTCAGTTGTTATAAAAGAANNNNNNNNNNNNNNNNNNNNNNNNNNNNTAGAACATGAAGATGAATCTATAACTTTTAAAGCGACTATGAGAGGATATACAGAAATAAAAAGTTGGATTTTAAGTATGGGATGTAATGTGTGTANNNNNNNNNNNNNNNNNNNNNNNNNNNNNNNNNNNNNNNNNNNNNNNNNNNNNNNNNNNNNNNNNNNNNNNNNNNNNNNNNNNNNNNNNNNNNNNNNNNNNNNNNNNNNNNNNNNNNNNNNNNNNNNNNNNNNNNNNNNNNNNNNNNNNNNNNNNNNNNNNNNNNNNNNNNNNNNNNNNNNNTATAATACATTATTTATGAGCGTTATAAAAGAAGCTATAAAAAAATCTAGTGAAGAATATTACAACAGATTATATTACTNNNNNNNNNNNNNNNNNNNAAAAACTAAAAACTTTACTTTTTCAGTWTATGTYAAAGGATATGATATTGAAAATGAAAACTTTATAGTTAAAGATAGRGTAATTTTAAATATAAGTACTCCAGATTTAGNNNNNNNNNNNNNNNNNNNNNNNNNNNNNNNNNNNNNNNNNNNNNNNNNNNNNNNNNNNNNNNNNNNNNNNNNNNNNNNNNNNNNNNNNNNNNNNNNNNNNAATATAGATAGCGAAGAAACTATATTTAATGCATTATCTCCAATATGTATAAAATCAAAAAATGGAAAGTTTTTAAATATAGAAGATAGTGAGTACATAAANNNNNNNNNNNNNNNNNNNNNNNNNNNNNNNNNNNNNNNNNNNNNNNNNNNNNNNNNNNNNNNNNNNNNNNNNNNNNNNNNNNNNNNNNNNNNNNNNNNNNNNNNNNNNNNNNNNNNNNNNNNNNNNNNNNNNNNNNNNNNNNNNNNNNNNNNNNNNNNNNNNNNNNNNNNNNNNNNNNNNNNNNNNNNNNNNNNNNNNNNNNNNNNNNNNNNNNNNNNNNNNNNNNNNNNNNNNNNNNNNNNNNNNNNNNNNNNNNNNNNNNNNNNNNNNNNNNNNNNNNNNNNNNNNNTGAAATTAAGGGTTTATAAAAATGATTGGTTTTTTAATATGGGTATAGTAGGTTTTTTAAATATATNNNNNNNNNCTGAAGTAAAAAATCAAGTTACTATAAATGAAGATTATATTGAGTTTGAGAGTTGCTTACTTAAAAACTTTCACCACTATTANNNNNNNNNNNNNNNNNNNNNNNNNNNNNNNNNNNNNNNNNNNNNNNNNNNNNNNNNNNNNNNNNNNNNNNNNNNNNNNNNNNNNNNNNNNNNNNNNNNNNNNNNNNNNNNNNNNNNNNNNNNNNNNNNNNNNNNNNNNNNNNNNNNNNNNNNNNNNNNNNNNNNNNNNNNNNNNNNNNNNNNNNNNNNNNNNNNNNNNNNNNNNNNNNNNNNNNNNNNNNNNNNNNNNNNNNNNNNNNNNNNNNNNNNNNNNNNNNNNNNNNNNNNNNNNNNNNNNNNNNNNNNNNNNNNNNNNNNNNNNNNNNNNNNNNNNNNNNNNNNNNNNNNNNNNNNNNNNNNNNNNNNNNNNNNNNNNNNNNNNNNNNNNNNNNNNNNNNNNNNNNNNNNNNNNNNNNNNAAAAATGTTATGTACAATGATTATTTAATATCAATAGTTTATTTGGGAGAAATACAAAGTTTATTAAATGAAGGTAATATAGAAACTTTAGAAAAATATATAACTGAAAAACTAGMCTACATAAACAAAGAATTAGCAGCAAAAAGAATAAGTAAAGCTAGCATAAAGATTATTGAAAAGATTNNNNNNNNNNNNNNNNNNNNNNNNNNNNNNAGAAAAAAAACTATTGAAGATATAGAAGAATATCTAGATAGTCTTGAAACTTGTGAAATGTGTGGTACTTACAAAGGTTTAATAAATGAYTATTCAGAGAGCAACTTTGCACCTCTAGGTGTAAGTAATGATAATGCAAAAAAYATGTTTTGGAATCAAGACTCAACATATTCTATTTGTGACTTATGTAAGCTTATGCTATTTTGNNNNNNNNNNNNNNNNNNNNNNNNNNNNNNNNNNNNNNNNNNNNNNNNNNNNNNNNNNNNNNNNNNNNNNNNNNNNNNNNNNNNNNNNNNNNNNNNNNNNNNNNNNNNNNNNNNNNNNNNNNNNNNNNNNNNNNNNNNNNNNNNNNNNNNNNNNNNNNNNNNNNNNNNNNNNNNNNNNNNNNNNNNNNNNNNNNNNNNNNNNNNNNNNNNNNNNNNNNNNNNNNNNNAATTTAAGGCTAGTATAGATGGTAAAAAGTGTAAAATGAATTATTTTAATATGCCAACATACNNNNNNNNNNNNNNNNNTAAAAATATTTTAATAAGATCCTCTAAGTCAAACATATCAAAAGATAAGAAAGAAAGGTCATTAACAGAAGTTAATGATTTAATAAAAGAATTTAACGTTAATCCTACATTATATAAATTACTAAAAGAAGATAAATTAATANNNNNNNNNNNNNNNNNNNNNNNNNNNNNNNNNNNNNNNNNNNNNNNNNNNNNNNNNNNNNNNACTAATAAATAGTTATAAGAAAGGGGTATATGAAATGAATGACAAAAAGCTAAAAGTAGTTAAATATGCAGGTCATGAAATNNNNNNNNNNNNNNNNNNNNNNNNNNNNNNNNNNNNNATAAATGGAATAGCTTAYAAATTATTRAATGCAATAAAGGTTGGAAATAAAAAAGACTTTATGGATACAGTTTTAAGAATATTTATGTCAGCAGAAAAAAGTGTACCATCAGTATTTATAGAAATAATGTCAGAAAAAGATTTAGATTTTGAATCAATAGGACATGCATTTATAACAGGATTAATATCTGAAAAATATGAAGCTAAAAATGATGATAANNNNNNNNNNNNNNNNNNNNNNNNNNNNNNNNNNNNNNNNNNNNNNNNNNNNNNNNNNNNNNNNNNNNNNNNNNNNNNNNNNNNNNNNNNNNNNNNNNNNNNNNNNNNNNNNNNNNNNNNNNNNNNNNNNNNNNNNNNNNNNNNNNNNNNNNNNNNNNNNNAGATATGACATAGTAAGACTTGCATCAGAATTATTTAACTGGAACTTACAAGTTGTAGATAAATCAAAARGAACAATACAATTCAGAGATGATATGACTATAAAAGATTCACAAGAGATGGACTTATTCGGATATATGAAAACANNNNNNNNNNNNNNNNNNNNNNNNNNNNNNNNNNNNNNNNNNNNNNNNNNNNNNNNNNNNNNNNNNNNNNNNNNNNNNNNNNNNNNNNNNNNNNNNNNNNNNNNNNNNAATAATAAGGGGTTAGCTGATAGAATAGGAGAACATCCAAACCTTGCGAATATAGAACAACATTTAAGCTACTATACATATACAGTAACAATAGACTTATCAAAAGTAAAAATAGATNNNNNNNNNNNNNNNNNNNNNNNNNNNNNNNNNNNNNNNNNNNNNNNNNNNNNNNNNNNNGTAAAAATACTAAATAGAAATATAAGAGGAAGACAAGAAAACTTATCACCACTATTTGTAGTAGGAGGAATGTATGATATAGCAAATCCATTTTTCTTAGGAAGAGTTAAAGTTGAAGGAGATAAAAATGGATATAAAGTAAGTTCTAATNNNNNNNNNNNNNNNNNNNNNNNNNNNNNNNNNNNNNNNNNNNNNNNNNNNNNNNNNNNNNNNNNNNNNNNNNNNNNNNNNNNNNNNNNNNNNNNNNNNNNNNNNNNNNNNNNNNNNNNNNNNNNNNNNNNNNNNNNNNNNNNNNNNNNNNNNNNNNNNNNNNNNNNNNNNNNNNNNNNNNNNNNNNNNNNNNNNNNNNNNNNNNNNNNNNNNNNNNNNNNNNNNNNNNNNNNNNNNNNNNNNNNNNNNNNNNNNNNNNNNNNNNNNNNNNNNNNNNNNNNNNNNNNNNNNNNNNNNNNNNNNNNNNNNNNNNNNNNNNNNNNNNNNNNNNNNNNNNNNNNNNNNNNNNNNNNGTATACAAGGTAATTATGAAAGTATATTTAATAATTACAAAACTACTTATTTTTATAAAAAAGATACTATAACATCGATGCCTATGAATAGTCATATGTTACTGAATGTAAATTTAATAGTTCATNNNNNTGCAGAAGAAGAAATTTTACAACAAATATATGAATGTTTACTTAATARTAATGAATACTTATCTCTTGGYAGAAAAGAAGATTTACTTAGAATAGATGATATGTATTTTACAGAGGTAGAAGAATTTGATANNNNNNNNNNNNNNNNNNNNNNNNNNNNNNNNNNNNNNNNNNNNNNNNNNNNNNNNNNNNNNNNNNNNNNNNNNNNNNNNNNNNNNNNNNNNNNNNNNNNNNNNNNNNNNNNNNNNNNNNNNNNNNNNNNNNNNNNNNNNNNNNNNNNNNCATCTAAAGATAAAAAAAGGATATGAAATAAAGTAGATACTTACTATGTTGATTGCGGTAAAAATATAAAATATGGAAAAATATTATTAGACTCAGATTCANNNNNNNNNNNNNNNNNNNNNNNNNNNNNNNNNNNNNNNNNNNNNNNNNNNNNNNNNNNNNNNNNNNNNNNNNNNNNNNNNNNNNNNNNNNNNNNNNNNNNNNNNNNNNNNNNNNNNNNNNNNNNNNNNNNNNNNNNNNNNNNNNNNNNNNNNNNNNNNNNNNNNNNNNNNNNNNNN
Coding sequences within it:
- the ymfI gene encoding elongation factor P 5-aminopentanone reductase, with translation MTKKTVVITGSSRGIGRACAILFAKNDYNVIINYNKSKELAEELFNELKEEGYSVDIFKADISNRFEANSLINHCIGKFGKIDVLINNAGISQNKLFTDITDEDWNEMMGVNLNGIFYTTQKALQYMLPECSGKIINISSIWGMVGGSSEVHYSTSKAAIIGMTKALAKELGPSNIQVNCIAPGVIQTDMLNGIDEEILEMLREETPLMRHGTADDIANCALFLASDKADFITGQVISPNGGFVI
- the rluF gene encoding 23S rRNA pseudouridine(2604) synthase RluF — translated: MRLNNYISSTGLCSRREADKLIEQGRVTVNGKKAQVGQTVEEGDMVKVNNKLIKPKNNNVYIALNKPVGITCTTERHVKGNIIDYVNYPERIFPIGRLDKPSEGLILLTNDGSIVNKILRSENKHEKEYKVTVNKNITPEFINGMSNGVRIFNPVTNKYVTTKKCVVTKVNNRTFKIVLTQGLNRQIRRMCEVFGYSVEKLQRVRIMNLTLKNIPYGKWRVLSKNEVSDLIK
- a CDS encoding MATE family efflux transporter, translating into MNDRIDLTQGRITEKLIKLALPIMATSFIQMAYNMIDMIWVGKAGSSAVAAVGTAGFFTWLAMAFINVSKVGAEVKVAQSIGQNNVNDTKLYIKSAIEINIILSIIYTIFLILFKDQLIGFFRLGDENVISMSKEYLVIVAIGMIFYFINPVFTSIFNGMGNSKTPFRINAIGLVTNIILDPILILGFGKIPSMGVAGAAIATVFAQIVVTSCFIFKILKNKEVYFKIKLFKNINFDYYKVLYKLGIPVALQSGLFTLFSMTLGVVVASFGPVAVAVQKVGSQIESISWMTAEGIAVALSSFVGQNYGSNNYDRVQRGCKITILIALIVGTINTLVLVFLGEYIFRIFINEGEAILKGTDYLKILGYSQLFMCIEIVITGA
- a CDS encoding calcium/sodium antiporter; the encoded protein is MSFLILIIGFVLLIKGADVFVEGASSIAKKFNVPSMIIGLTIVAMGTSAPEAAVSITSSLAGQNDMSVANVVGSNFFNILVVLGVSSIIAKLPVQKDTIKKDTPFLILVSALLLIFGINLNIGRVEGLALLALFTYFLVNTIKSAKNASESDSSETGETAIAIETTSEISLPKTILVSLVGIVGIVVGGDMVVDAATSIATSFGMSANLVGLTIVAVGTSLPEFVTSIVAIKKGETEIAIGNVIGSNLFNILLVLGLAAVINPISMSMLAFIDIIFMVLITILLYVFMKNKSSLVKSQGIILVVLYIAYMAYTIMR
- a CDS encoding IS3 family transposase; translated protein: METKRDKENSIIIKELTKIYDDVNGIYGYRRMTMNINRNLNKQYNYKRIYRLMKSINLQSVIRKKKKRYVKSTPQITAENVLNRDFSAATLNEKWLTDITEFKLTNGTKAYLSAIIDLYDNSIVSYVLGHSNNNKLVFDTFDLAIEXNPXASPLFHSD
- the cas8a1 gene encoding type I-B CRISPR-associated protein Cas8b1/Cst1, whose protein sequence is RKKTIEDIEEYLDSLETCEMCGTYKGLINDYSESNFAPLGVSNDNAKNMFWNQDSTYSICDLCKLMLF
- a CDS encoding peptidase U32 family protein, with amino-acid sequence MKKIELLAPAGDLERLKIAFTYGADAVYIGGEIFGMRSAAKNFTIEDMKEGVEFAHKLGKHVFVTINIIPRSEELEQLPPYLLQLQEIGVDAVIVSDAGVFSIVKKTIPDMEVHISTQASTSNSVAAKFWYEQGAQRVVTARELSFDEIRAIRDNVPEDMDIEAFVHGAMCMSYSGKCVISNYTTGRDANRGSCAQPCRWKYNLVKENENGEYEEVINGIDSSFFFNSKDLCMIEYVPQLIECGITSFKIEGRMKTAYYVATTVRAYRMAIDAYYEDPENWKFNPIWLEELKKGSHRDYSTGFYFDRPSDKAHNYESASYIRNYDFVGIVRDYDAENDLYIVEQRNKMNVLDKVEVIGPYKETMFANILEMYNEDGEPIESAPHARQIVKLKLDIKVDKDYMLRKPIVSITTI